One Bdellovibrio bacteriovorus str. Tiberius DNA segment encodes these proteins:
- a CDS encoding GTP cyclohydrolase: MEKFSQSLVSTITNLQKRLESVLDNDFEAKVEASERHAHFEPSRDLSLVRGLSLGLPEDHIDRAIVVFSRLALLFDAGVMLENHDGQWKAQAYFQKGATHLLKNNSKSFVKIPPMNLLSVLSTASQPMLEKLQLQHLDPENKTSCLLIKASPDFAFILFSGMADLWLKEHVENVRRALINGLAD; the protein is encoded by the coding sequence ATGGAGAAATTTTCGCAGTCTTTGGTGTCAACAATCACAAACCTTCAGAAACGACTAGAGTCTGTTCTGGACAATGATTTTGAAGCCAAGGTGGAAGCCTCTGAACGTCACGCTCACTTCGAGCCATCCCGCGATCTGTCTTTGGTGCGCGGCCTTTCTTTGGGTCTGCCGGAAGATCACATTGATCGTGCGATTGTGGTGTTCTCGCGTCTGGCATTGTTGTTTGATGCCGGCGTTATGCTGGAAAATCACGATGGTCAGTGGAAAGCGCAAGCTTACTTCCAAAAAGGTGCGACTCACCTTTTGAAAAACAATTCCAAATCCTTTGTTAAAATCCCGCCGATGAATCTTTTGTCTGTGCTGTCCACCGCATCCCAGCCGATGCTGGAAAAGCTGCAACTGCAACATCTGGATCCGGAAAACAAAACCTCCTGCCTTTTGATCAAAGCAAGCCCTGACTTTGCCTTTATTCTTTTCTCGGGCATGGCGGATCTGTGGCTGAAAGAACATGTCGAAAATGTGCGCCGTGCGCTGATCAACGGACTTGCTGACTGA
- a CDS encoding pyruvate, water dikinase regulatory protein: MDSDNKTYTIYILSDSTGETAATMIRAALVQYTTKDVNIIRCKNVRTDTQAEAVIEECFERRGMLAYTVASQGLRAKIREMASGKGIPYFDLLGPLLSTLDTFFGQHSEDTVGALRAVDERYFKRIEAIEYTVKHDDGKTFAELDKADIVLVGISRTSKTPLSIFLSHKGWKVANVPLVLDTPLPEELFKIDQRRIVGLIIDMDSLQRIRKSRLEKFGQDPGGSYASMSHIAKEIEYAEKIFKVNRRWPVFNVTERALEETASEIVRIIAARLGLPDSVIF; this comes from the coding sequence ATGGACAGCGATAACAAAACCTACACCATCTATATTCTTTCCGACAGTACCGGTGAAACCGCGGCAACCATGATTCGCGCGGCTTTGGTTCAATACACCACCAAAGACGTTAATATCATCCGCTGTAAAAACGTGCGCACCGACACCCAGGCTGAAGCCGTTATCGAAGAATGCTTCGAACGCCGTGGGATGCTGGCCTACACCGTTGCCAGCCAGGGTCTGCGCGCCAAGATCCGCGAAATGGCTTCAGGCAAAGGCATTCCCTATTTTGACCTTCTGGGTCCGCTGCTTTCAACTTTGGACACTTTCTTTGGTCAGCATTCCGAAGACACCGTGGGCGCATTGCGTGCCGTGGATGAAAGATACTTCAAACGCATTGAAGCCATCGAATACACCGTAAAACACGACGACGGCAAAACCTTTGCCGAACTGGACAAAGCCGACATCGTCCTGGTCGGGATTTCCCGCACCAGTAAAACTCCGCTTTCCATCTTCCTGTCCCATAAGGGCTGGAAGGTTGCCAACGTGCCGCTGGTACTGGACACTCCCCTGCCAGAAGAATTGTTCAAGATCGATCAGCGTCGCATTGTGGGTTTGATCATCGATATGGATTCCCTGCAGCGTATCCGCAAAAGCCGTTTGGAAAAATTCGGCCAGGATCCGGGCGGATCCTATGCCTCGATGTCTCACATCGCCAAAGAAATCGAATACGCTGAAAAGATCTTTAAAGTGAACCGCCGCTGGCCCGTGTTTAACGTCACCGAACGCGCCCTGGAAGAAACCGCCAGCGAAATCGTGCGTATCATCGCCGCTCGCCTGGGTCTTCCTGACAGCGTTATCTTCTAG
- a CDS encoding RsmB/NOP family class I SAM-dependent RNA methyltransferase: MKIHKHLVSEIVTALDEIFEQGFYADKVIQRHLKANTRWGSRDRRFFAESVYEIVRWERLLSHLADDNDLWKVWGAYWVRGGNELPDWEELDGLDPKEVIARDKNVSSFAIAQSIPDWMHERGTLELGEEWKDAMRALNKPAEVFLRTNTLKTTPDELIKTLEKDGINATKVSPDLPNALRLVERKNVFITESFKLGLFEVQDAASQMVAPLLGIEPGHRVIDACAGAGGKSLHMASMMKNKGKIISLDIHEWKLKELKVRARRDGVDVIETRLIDSNKVIKRLYDTADRVLLDVPCSGMGVLRRNPDTKWKLSNEEIDRLHGLQYEILSTYCNMTKKGGQMVYATCSLLPSENEKQIEKFMAEHGKDWTLLKQIHVRPDKEGYDGFYAALLKRN; the protein is encoded by the coding sequence TTGAAAATTCACAAGCATCTCGTATCTGAAATCGTCACCGCTCTGGATGAAATCTTTGAACAGGGTTTCTATGCCGACAAAGTCATCCAGCGCCACCTGAAGGCCAACACCCGCTGGGGTTCCCGCGACCGCCGTTTCTTTGCTGAATCTGTTTACGAAATCGTGCGCTGGGAGCGTCTGCTTTCCCACCTTGCTGACGACAACGATCTTTGGAAAGTCTGGGGCGCGTACTGGGTGCGCGGCGGGAACGAACTGCCTGACTGGGAAGAGCTTGACGGTCTTGATCCGAAAGAAGTCATCGCCCGTGACAAGAACGTATCTTCATTCGCCATCGCTCAGTCAATTCCGGACTGGATGCACGAACGGGGCACCCTGGAACTGGGCGAAGAGTGGAAGGATGCGATGCGCGCGCTGAACAAGCCCGCGGAAGTGTTCCTGCGCACCAACACTTTGAAAACCACTCCGGATGAGCTGATCAAAACTTTGGAAAAAGACGGCATCAATGCCACAAAAGTTTCCCCGGATCTGCCGAACGCTCTTCGTTTGGTGGAACGTAAAAACGTCTTCATCACCGAATCCTTCAAGCTGGGTCTGTTCGAAGTTCAGGATGCCGCTTCCCAAATGGTGGCGCCTTTGTTGGGCATCGAACCGGGTCACCGCGTGATCGACGCTTGTGCTGGTGCTGGCGGCAAGAGCTTGCACATGGCTTCCATGATGAAAAACAAGGGCAAGATCATTTCTTTGGACATTCACGAGTGGAAATTGAAAGAGCTGAAAGTTCGTGCCCGCCGTGATGGTGTGGACGTGATCGAAACCCGTTTGATTGATTCCAACAAAGTGATCAAACGCTTGTACGACACTGCGGACCGCGTGCTTTTGGATGTGCCTTGTTCGGGAATGGGCGTTTTGCGCCGCAATCCTGACACCAAATGGAAATTGAGCAACGAAGAGATCGACCGTCTGCATGGTCTGCAGTACGAGATCTTGAGCACCTATTGCAACATGACCAAAAAAGGCGGGCAGATGGTCTATGCGACCTGCAGCCTTTTGCCGAGTGAAAACGAAAAGCAGATTGAAAAGTTCATGGCCGAACACGGGAAGGACTGGACTTTGCTCAAGCAAATTCATGTTCGTCCGGATAAAGAAGGCTATGACGGCTTCTATGCGGCTCTGTTGAAACGAAATTAA
- the nrdR gene encoding transcriptional regulator NrdR produces MKCPFCGHADDRVLDTRVQKDGSIRRRRECLECKARFSTVETIMLAFPFIIKKDGRREPFSKEKILKGLQASCQKRPVSLAQIDAVVEKISAWVINRGESEISSRLIGKKVMAELKQLDDVAYIRFASVYRTFKDVQEFVETLEDAELLDFVDASNPQLSLTAMTFVESEKSTNHETDSKTPSPRTRPPGPLSN; encoded by the coding sequence ATGAAATGCCCTTTTTGCGGACATGCTGATGACAGAGTTTTGGATACCCGAGTGCAGAAGGACGGAAGCATCCGCCGCCGTCGTGAGTGCCTCGAGTGCAAAGCCCGTTTCTCGACTGTAGAAACGATCATGCTCGCGTTCCCGTTCATCATCAAAAAAGACGGCCGCCGCGAACCGTTCAGCAAAGAAAAAATCCTTAAGGGTCTTCAAGCCTCCTGTCAGAAGCGTCCGGTCAGTCTGGCGCAGATCGATGCGGTGGTTGAAAAGATCTCTGCCTGGGTGATCAACCGTGGCGAATCCGAGATCTCTTCCCGTCTGATCGGGAAAAAGGTCATGGCAGAACTAAAACAACTGGATGACGTTGCCTATATTCGCTTTGCAAGTGTATACAGAACCTTCAAAGACGTTCAGGAATTTGTGGAGACTCTGGAAGACGCTGAACTTCTTGATTTTGTCGACGCAAGTAATCCACAATTAAGCCTCACCGCTATGACATTTGTTGAAAGCGAGAAAAGTACGAACCATGAAACTGACAGCAAGACGCCAAGCCCGCGAACTCGCCCTCCAGGTCCTCTTTCAAACTGA
- the nusB gene encoding transcription antitermination factor NusB, translating to MKLTARRQARELALQVLFQTEFAPQISYQTFLEVFEQSLDPEVITYADLLVTGVKSNKEAIDSKIQASSAHWKVERMATIDRNILRIAVYEMRFAADPIKENIAINEAVEIAKKYGTSDSGGFVNGLLDQVGKAH from the coding sequence ATGAAACTGACAGCAAGACGCCAAGCCCGCGAACTCGCCCTCCAGGTCCTCTTTCAAACTGAGTTTGCTCCGCAGATCAGCTACCAAACCTTCCTGGAAGTGTTTGAGCAAAGTCTTGACCCCGAAGTGATCACTTATGCTGATCTTCTCGTGACCGGTGTGAAATCCAATAAAGAAGCGATTGATTCCAAGATTCAAGCCTCCAGCGCCCACTGGAAAGTGGAACGCATGGCGACCATCGACCGCAACATCCTGCGCATTGCCGTTTACGAAATGCGTTTTGCCGCAGACCCGATCAAAGAAAACATCGCCATCAATGAAGCGGTGGAAATCGCCAAAAAATACGGAACTTCCGATTCTGGCGGCTTCGTTAACGGACTTCTTGATCAAGTCGGCAAGGCTCACTAA